The proteins below are encoded in one region of Bacillota bacterium:
- a CDS encoding FAD-dependent oxidoreductase gives MSDRFEVVVVGGGGAGLCAAAAARAMGARVTLLCKAPAGLANCTAYAGGGFTLGVEGVTPERHRTLTWETGRFMSQPHLLDVFSAEAPRRVQELRQYGVGLDVRRGGARVAGHAPPSGPGGMGMTLPLVRWAREHGVQIRDRAVVTHLCLDDAGISGVEYVDLVSGEISHLVAGAVVVATGGAGRLYGRTDNPVRTTGDGYALLYAAGLPLLDMEFVQFYPLGFAEEGLPTWFIPLNILDYTYLTNSAGERFLDPQLRSWGISSGREANLFARDRCAVAVARELEGGRQVFLHLEALTPHQWRDPLPADLRRYFPAHRDPASGPVRVAPVQHYFSGGVAINDRGETEIPGLLACGEVTGGVDGANRIGGNALTNITVFGLRAGEAAAAHGRSRLPQVREPAGPVPGATGTWVARWCSQQTDISPAGVKRRLNAVADRLLGPLRSGAGLKEALRAIDEISADFPLMTVRNRRDLLDALEVRNLAVVAELVARAALAREESRGVHFRSDFPHEDPAWQRHICLRAPEVLPP, from the coding sequence GCCATGGGCGCGCGGGTAACCCTCCTCTGCAAGGCCCCGGCCGGCCTGGCCAACTGCACCGCCTACGCCGGGGGCGGCTTCACCCTGGGCGTGGAGGGAGTTACGCCTGAGCGTCACCGCACCCTGACCTGGGAGACGGGCCGGTTCATGAGCCAGCCCCACCTACTGGACGTCTTCAGCGCCGAGGCTCCGCGGCGGGTGCAGGAGCTTCGCCAGTACGGTGTTGGCCTCGATGTGCGCCGGGGCGGTGCCCGCGTGGCGGGCCACGCCCCTCCCTCGGGCCCGGGGGGCATGGGGATGACCCTGCCTCTGGTAAGGTGGGCCCGTGAGCACGGCGTGCAAATCCGCGACCGGGCCGTGGTTACCCACCTGTGCCTGGACGATGCCGGCATCAGCGGGGTCGAGTACGTCGATCTCGTCTCGGGGGAGATCAGCCACCTCGTGGCGGGGGCGGTGGTGGTGGCCACCGGTGGGGCCGGACGCCTGTATGGCCGCACGGACAACCCGGTGCGCACCACCGGTGACGGCTACGCCCTGCTGTACGCGGCGGGCCTGCCCCTCCTGGACATGGAGTTCGTGCAATTCTACCCGCTCGGATTCGCCGAGGAGGGTCTCCCCACCTGGTTCATCCCGCTGAACATCCTGGACTACACGTACCTCACCAACTCCGCGGGGGAGCGATTCCTGGACCCCCAGCTGCGGTCCTGGGGGATCTCCAGCGGCCGGGAGGCGAACCTTTTCGCGCGCGACCGCTGCGCGGTGGCCGTAGCCAGAGAGCTTGAGGGGGGGCGCCAGGTGTTCCTGCACCTGGAGGCATTGACCCCCCACCAGTGGAGAGATCCCCTGCCGGCCGACCTGCGGCGATACTTCCCGGCTCACCGCGATCCGGCCTCCGGGCCGGTCCGGGTTGCCCCCGTGCAGCACTATTTCTCGGGGGGAGTGGCCATCAACGACCGGGGCGAGACGGAGATACCGGGTCTTCTGGCATGTGGCGAAGTCACCGGAGGAGTGGACGGTGCCAACCGCATCGGTGGCAACGCCCTCACCAACATCACCGTGTTCGGGCTGCGGGCTGGGGAGGCCGCGGCCGCTCACGGCCGGAGCCGGCTGCCTCAGGTCCGGGAGCCCGCGGGCCCGGTACCGGGTGCCACCGGGACCTGGGTGGCCCGCTGGTGCTCGCAACAGACGGATATCAGCCCTGCCGGGGTGAAGAGGCGCCTTAATGCCGTGGCCGACCGGCTGCTGGGCCCGCTGCGCAGCGGCGCCGGGCTCAAGGAAGCGTTGCGGGCCATCGATGAGATCTCCGCGGATTTTCCGCTCATGACGGTGCGGAACCGCAGGGATCTCCTGGATGCCCTGGAAGTCCGGAACCTGGCGGTGGTTGCGGAGCTGGTGGCGAGGGCGGCCCTGGCCAGGGAGGAGAGCCGGGGCGTCCACTTCCGATCGGACTTCCCCCATGAGGACCCCGCCTGGCAGCGCCACATCTGTCTCCGCGCCCCTGAGGTGCTGCCCCCCTGA
- the sigE gene encoding RNA polymerase sporulation sigma factor SigE, translating to MRLWEVLRWRVHLWFRGLLVRRGVPPGIWYVGTAEVLPPPLSGEEESYLLARLEKGDLAVRGVLIERNLRLVVYIARKFDNTGIPMEDLVSIGTIGLIKAVNTFDPTKRIKLATYASKCIENEILMYLRRNGRTRLEVSLHEPLNIDWDGNELLLCDVLPDTGGEAVSKRMEDEVDRILLHRALARLTPRERRILQLRFGLKDGKPRTQKQVADLLGISQSYISRLEKRILRRLQGELTSVMQ from the coding sequence ATGAGGTTATGGGAGGTCTTGCGCTGGCGGGTACACCTCTGGTTCCGCGGGCTGCTCGTGCGCCGGGGGGTGCCGCCGGGCATCTGGTACGTGGGCACGGCGGAGGTGCTGCCACCGCCGCTATCCGGTGAGGAGGAAAGCTACCTGCTCGCCCGGCTGGAAAAGGGAGACCTGGCCGTGCGTGGGGTGCTCATCGAACGAAACCTGCGCCTGGTGGTGTACATCGCCCGCAAGTTCGACAACACGGGGATTCCCATGGAGGACCTGGTATCCATCGGTACCATCGGCCTCATCAAGGCGGTGAACACCTTCGACCCCACCAAGAGGATTAAGCTCGCCACATACGCCTCCAAGTGCATCGAGAATGAGATCCTCATGTACCTGCGCCGCAACGGCCGTACCCGGCTTGAGGTTTCCCTGCACGAGCCGCTGAACATCGATTGGGACGGCAACGAGCTGCTCCTGTGCGACGTGCTGCCCGACACCGGGGGAGAGGCGGTGTCCAAGCGCATGGAGGACGAGGTGGACCGGATCCTCCTGCACCGGGCGCTGGCCCGGCTCACCCCCCGGGAGCGGCGCATCCTGCAACTGAGGTTCGGGCTCAAGGATGGCAAGCCCCGCACCCAAAAGCAGGTCGCCGACCTGCTGGGGATATCCCAATCCTACATTTCCCGGCTGGAGAAGCGCATCCTGAGGCGTCTGCAGGGCGAACTCACCAGCGTCATGCAATAG
- the sigG gene encoding RNA polymerase sporulation sigma factor SigG, translating into MNRVEICGVDTARLPVLSNARMRELFEAVKQGDRRAREELIFGNLRLVLSVIQRFNNRGEYVDDLFQVGCIGLMKAIDNFDLGQNVRFSTYAVPMIIGEIRRYLRDNNTIRVSRSLRDVAYRALQVRDALVGKYSREPSIAEIAQELKLPQEEVVYALDAIQEPISLFEPVYHDGGDPIFVMDQISDERNEDINWLEGIALREAMGKLSDREKLILTLRFFEGKTQMEVAEEIGISQAQVSRLEKAALHHMREHM; encoded by the coding sequence ATGAACCGGGTGGAGATCTGCGGGGTCGACACCGCGCGTCTGCCCGTACTCTCCAACGCCCGCATGCGAGAGCTCTTCGAGGCCGTCAAGCAAGGTGACCGGCGCGCCCGCGAGGAGCTGATATTCGGAAACCTGCGCCTGGTGTTGAGCGTCATCCAGCGGTTCAACAACCGCGGGGAGTACGTGGACGATCTCTTTCAGGTAGGGTGCATAGGCCTCATGAAAGCCATCGACAACTTCGATCTGGGCCAGAATGTGCGCTTCTCCACGTACGCCGTCCCCATGATCATCGGTGAGATCCGCCGCTACCTCCGGGACAACAACACCATAAGGGTGAGCCGCTCGCTGCGGGATGTAGCGTACCGCGCCCTGCAGGTGCGGGATGCCCTGGTGGGCAAGTACTCGCGGGAACCCTCCATCGCCGAGATCGCCCAGGAGCTGAAGCTGCCCCAGGAGGAAGTGGTGTACGCCCTGGACGCCATTCAGGAGCCCATTTCCCTCTTTGAGCCCGTTTACCACGACGGAGGGGACCCTATCTTCGTCATGGACCAGATCTCCGACGAACGCAACGAGGACATCAACTGGCTGGAAGGGATAGCCCTCCGGGAAGCCATGGGCAAGCTCTCGGACCGCGAGAAGCTCATCCTCACCCTCCGGTTCTTCGAAGGGAAGACCCAGATGGAAGTGGCCGAGGAAATCGGCATCTCGCAGGCCCAGGTGTCGCGTCTGGAGAAGGCGGCCCTCCACCACATGCGCGAACACATGTAG
- a CDS encoding sigma-E processing peptidase SpoIIGA, protein MVVYADLFFLTNWGMDYLLLWATARFAGVRARWLRLAASSFLGAAYATAFLFPAARPLYSVSAKAAFSLVMVAVAFPVRSLAHLGRLWGCFAVLSLVAGGGAIALAYLSLPGLGGPFPGIPSWLVGLAVAITLAMAGRAWAYRRQHDNLTVLPAEVILGARRVVFPALVDTGNRLRDPFTGAPVLVVEYGTARRLVPRPLQPLLLGRSVPDVEQAGGGSPAAPHVPADRGAREAPVAPDAWDAPQAPGAAVAPGAHHPLAERFCIVPFVALGSQRGVLYGFRPDRVRVQQEGGWQRLGPVVVGVCPDVLSPDGWYRGLLPQEALEKERGGGGDMP, encoded by the coding sequence GTGGTAGTCTACGCGGACCTGTTTTTCCTCACTAACTGGGGGATGGACTACCTGCTCCTGTGGGCGACGGCCAGGTTCGCCGGCGTGCGCGCCCGGTGGTTGCGCCTGGCTGCCTCCTCCTTCCTGGGAGCAGCTTATGCCACCGCCTTCCTGTTTCCCGCCGCCCGCCCCCTTTACTCGGTGAGCGCCAAGGCCGCCTTCTCCCTCGTTATGGTCGCGGTAGCCTTCCCCGTTCGCTCCCTCGCCCACCTCGGTCGCCTGTGGGGGTGCTTTGCGGTGCTGTCCCTGGTTGCCGGTGGCGGCGCCATCGCCCTCGCGTACCTGTCCTTACCCGGTCTGGGAGGGCCGTTCCCCGGTATCCCTTCCTGGCTGGTGGGCCTGGCCGTGGCGATCACTCTGGCCATGGCCGGACGGGCGTGGGCGTACCGCCGGCAGCACGATAACCTGACCGTGCTCCCCGCGGAGGTAATCCTGGGCGCACGCAGGGTGGTGTTCCCCGCCCTGGTGGATACCGGAAATCGCCTGCGTGATCCCTTCACGGGTGCACCCGTCCTGGTGGTGGAGTATGGGACGGCCCGCCGGCTGGTGCCGCGGCCCCTGCAACCCCTCCTGCTGGGCCGGTCTGTGCCGGACGTTGAGCAGGCGGGTGGGGGCAGCCCAGCAGCTCCCCATGTGCCTGCGGATAGAGGTGCTCGGGAAGCCCCGGTAGCCCCGGACGCCTGGGATGCCCCGCAAGCCCCGGGGGCGGCAGTAGCCCCGGGAGCGCATCACCCACTGGCGGAACGGTTCTGCATCGTACCTTTCGTGGCACTGGGGAGCCAGCGGGGCGTCCTCTACGGATTCCGTCCCGACCGGGTGAGGGTGCAGCAGGAGGGGGGCTGGCAGCGCCTGGGACCCGTGGTGGTGGGGGTCTGCCCGGACGTCCTGTCCCCGGACGGGTGGTACCGGGGCCTCCTGCCCCAGGAGGCTCTGGAGAAAGAAAGAGGCGGGGGAGGCGACATGCCATGA